The nucleotide sequence TTGCGGCCGGGGCACAGAAGATCTGTGCCAAATCTGAGGAGCACTCGCTCCCCGGCATGGGTTCGATCACCCTGCAGCCAGCATTCCGGCCGATCTCACGTCGTGACATCATGGCCGCGGTCAACACATGCAGTCGCGATCTCGGAATTCGGCAAGGGGCGGTTGTAGTCCTCGATGCGCTGCTGAGCTGCCTGCCCTGCCAAGGCGCGGATGGCCGCGATACACCCGTCTCTCCGACCACCCTGCTCACGGTGTACGCCAGCAACGATACTCTATGCTTCCGCGCCAAGGGTCTCACCGACCGTCAACTGCGACGACATCTGGAAACTCTCGAAGCCGCCGGCCTGATCCGTCGCCGCAACAGTGCAAATGGCAAGCGCTTCCCGGTCATGCAGCATGGCAAGCCCATCGGCGCCTTCGGGTTGGACCTCTCCCCACTCTTTGCACAATCGGACGCACTTCTCGCGCTGGCCCTGCGCCGCCGCGAAGAAGCAGACGAGTTGCGGGGGCTGCGGGCACAGATCCTCAGACTCCGCGCGGCCTGCGCCGAACTTCAATTGACCGACGTTGTCGCCACGTTCATTGACGGTTTGCAAAACCTAGTTCGGCGGACCTCGCTGACCCTCATTGAGGCTCGGGGAGCTCTCTCGCAGCTGACCGCAGTCCTCTCGTCACATGCAGCCCCACAAGCTGTAGTCCATTGCGAAATCGAAGAGATTGAGCAACCCCTGCCCTCCAATGCAGAAGTCGCTAACACGACATCCTGCGCAGAGACCGCCATGGACCGCGCCCCAGACCAAGCGGTCCCTGAAACCTTTCAGGCCCTCGCCGCAAAAACCTGCGACCTGCCGCAAACCGAGCAAAAGCCCGCCTCTGACGGACGGAATGTCCGCCACATAGAGCAAGAGTCAGATACAAAAAAAAGAAAGCGAGAAGTCGATGACCTTCCAAGTTGGACAGCCCTGTCCGAGGTCAGCGCTTTCTATGAAGAACCGACCAGCGCCCAAGAGGCCACACGTATCGCTTTCGAATTCGGGAAGATGCTGAGAATAAGCCAGGACATCCTCGCCAGCGCAGCAAGCAGGCTTGGGCTTTGGGAACTTCTCAGACTCGAAAACCGCATGGCAAAGCAGATCGGAACTATTCTCAACCCTGATGCCTATGTCAGATCCGTCCTACGAGCGTGATGCATGACCGCGGTCGCATGGCCCTAAATACGCAGATAGACCGCTCGAGTGGAATCGAATAGGTTCGTTGATTGTTCTCAAGCGGAGATGCCGCGAGGAGGAATCATGTGCAACCTCTATTCCCAGACCAAGAGCCAGGAAGCCATGCACCAGGTCTTTCGTGATGTGCTGGAAGAAGATGAGGAACTGATCGATACCGCAGGTAACCTGGCCCCTGATTCCGGTATCTTTCCCGACTACGCTGCGCCGATCATTCGCCGCAGTAAAGGACGGGATTGGACACTGACCACGGATCGATGGGGTATCCCGACCCCACCCGTTTATCTGGCCGGCAAGCACACTGACCCCGGCGTGACGAACATCCGCAATGTCAGCTCGCCCCATTGGCGCAGATGGCTCGGGGCTGAACATCGCTGTCTCGTTCCCTTCACTAGCTTTTCCGAACTCGATGCCAGACCCGCCGCGCAACAACCCGGTCTGGTTCGCACTTGGCTAGGGTCGACCACTCGCGTTCTTTGCCGGGATCCGCACCGAATGGACTTCGGTCAGAAAGCTGAAGAAGGGCGAGGTAACAGCTCAGCTCTTCGGATTTCTGATCTGTGAACCAAATGATGCGGTTCGCCCCATACATCCGAAAGCTATGCCAGTAGTTCTGACGCGTCCGGACGAATGGCGCTGCTGGCTGACCGCGGACACAAGCGAAGCCCTCAAGCTCCAACGGCCGCTGGCTAATGGGCTTCTCGATATAGTAGCGGAGGGAACGCGTGCAGATCCTGCGTGACCAGCTACAGGCCGGAAGTGATGAATCGCTTCACCTATTGAAGGGCCGCGTTCACGATGTCGAGGGCCGGGGCCGAACCGGCTTTGCACTATTCCACGCAGCAAGATTGGCGGGACCGGTCTTCTGGATCGTGTTGACGCATGACCGTGATCGGCCAATGCCAGGATCCCTGCCAGACGGCATAGCCGAGCGGTTGTATTTCATAGAGGCGAAAGACGAGACCGATTTGCGCTGGACCGTCGAAGAAGCGCTAAGGGCACGACCGGTTTCTCTGGTCATCGCCGCTCCGGAAAAGCCGATCTCGCTGACCGCGGGCAGGCGGCTCCAACTGGCCGCGGAGGCCGGGGACACAACGGGCCTCGTGCTGATCCATGAGGGCAAGGGAAGCAATGTCGCCGAGACCCGCTGGAAATGTGATCCGCTGGGCTCGACTCGTCATCGCTGGATCCCCAATAAGAACAAACAGGGAACGCCCGGAATCTATGATGTGAGTTGGAACGGCACGACGGCTGCTGTCCATCTGGTTCCTCAGGCTGGCGAGCGACATCAGCCTGAGAGCCCGCCCCGTTGAGGGCCTTTCGCGTTGACGCTCCGGGCGTCGAACGCGGAACATCTGCATTGCCTCAACAGCATCGCAAGCGCTGCCGGGCTCCATCGCGGCATGCCTCTGGCCGATGCGCGCGCCATCTGTCCGCTGCTCTCCACGCGGCCAGTTGATCTGATCGGGGAGGGCAGGGCGCTCGATGGTCTGCGCAGATGGGCGAGCCGCTACGGTCCATATGCCGCCAAACACGGAACGGATGGCTTGATCGTCGATGTCTCGGGCGTGCCGCATCTCTTTGGCGGCGAAATCGAGCTTCTGGCCGATCTTGAGGCTCGTCTCGAAAGGGCAGGGGTCTCCTCGAAAAGCGCCATTGCCGAGAGACGGGCAGGTGACGCATCTGATCGCCGAGCGCATCGAGGATCTGTCAGCACGGCTTTTCACCATCGGGCATCAGTTGCGGATCGGGGCTGAGACCGAGAGGGCAGGGGAGACCGTCAGACCGACGCGTATAGCGGCCAGAGCGCTGCACCCGAGGGAGCAAGCGAAGAAGCTTTTCCCTAGCCGGGATTTTCATTGACGCTGCTTCCCGCGTGTAGGTTCAGTAATGCGGCGATAGATCTTTGAAGTTGGACGTGACGTTCAACAATAGTTTTCCTCCGACTCGGGCAAAAGCACGATCCGGTCATCCCGGAG is from Gemmobacter sp. 24YEA27 and encodes:
- a CDS encoding SOS response-associated peptidase family protein is translated as MCNLYSQTKSQEAMHQVFRDVLEEDEELIDTAGNLAPDSGIFPDYAAPIIRRSKGRDWTLTTDRWGIPTPPVYLAGKHTDPGVTNIRNVSSPHWRRWLGAEHRCLVPFTSFSELDARPAAQQPGLVRTWLGSTTRVLCRDPHRMDFGQKAEEGRGNSSALRISDL
- a CDS encoding helix-turn-helix domain-containing protein — translated: MGSITLQPAFRPISRRDIMAAVNTCSRDLGIRQGAVVVLDALLSCLPCQGADGRDTPVSPTTLLTVYASNDTLCFRAKGLTDRQLRRHLETLEAAGLIRRRNSANGKRFPVMQHGKPIGAFGLDLSPLFAQSDALLALALRRREEADELRGLRAQILRLRAACAELQLTDVVATFIDGLQNLVRRTSLTLIEARGALSQLTAVLSSHAAPQAVVHCEIEEIEQPLPSNAEVANTTSCAETAMDRAPDQAVPETFQALAAKTCDLPQTEQKPASDGRNVRHIEQESDTKKRKREVDDLPSWTALSEVSAFYEEPTSAQEATRIAFEFGKMLRISQDILASAASRLGLWELLRLENRMAKQIGTILNPDAYVRSVLRA